The genomic region TTTCAAGTGACATTGTATTGGCCAATTCACCTGTCCAGATGCATCCTGCCGCATTATCCATCCTTTCCTAAAGTTGAGCAGGTCAGGCTGAAGAAGAAGCAAAGCATCTTATGTGCCAAAGAAATACTAGGGTACTCCACAAATGTTATCTATTACTTTACCAATGATCATCATTTATTAtctaaatgtgttttcatacaCCGACTTCTGTGAGAATGTGTCAGGATCAGACTCACAATAGCGGAGGCCTCAACATGTCTGCACTCAAGGGATTTTAGCCCAAGGTAACAAGGGAGTGCCGAGCGTGAGATGTCAGGAGCAGAGCGTTTCAACTCctgggagagaaaagaggataGTACTACAACTGAGGGGATGTGAGAAAATGGGGGATTTGCTGCTGTTTGCAACCAGAAATGCCAGAATTAACAAGAGCAGCAACTAGTTTTGTTCTTATATGCACCTTCTAAAGTACTGGATTCATAATTCACAGCACATGTTCTCTTGGTGGTGTATTTCTTAACATTAGGCCTTAAATAAAGTCATGTTAAAAAAACCCCAATGAATTGGATTTAAAGGCAGCAAAAGAAGACTTCCAACAGTTGGTGGAGAATATAGTATCATCAGCATATACTGGAGCTTTCTACAAGCTATTGGAAATATTACAAAGTGACATTAATTGGGAAATATGAACACTAGTATTTGAATGGCAAGACGAGGGCCTGTTTCCACATGGCGCTTTTCTTCACTAGAAAAGCAGTCACAAGGCCCTGGGGAGCACTTCATTCCAGCACTTTTTCTTAATGACATGCCACgtgtgggttttgtttctatgGCGACGACATCTTGAAATTAACTTTAGCTAGGTAGCTATTGTAACGCTACATTAACAGAGGGCTGAATACACAGTTGACATCAAGCTTACAAAGTATACAGTGGTAAAAGCCAAGCGGCAACCCCTGaggttgaaaaatgaagcccATGTGGATGTGCCAGGTACGGCAGTTTATTGGATGGCTTCTTGAGGCTGGCCCCAAAACAGAGTCAGTCCCAATAGattcccatgttaaaatgcccaactttacagcggaaataaacatgtttatggcctggtacaaaaaacagtttaggTTTGGTTTTATTGTTAATATAGTtcaatgacaactgtacggacttggggtttttttctatctcatctgtttacattttattaaggcccaacGTTACACATATTTAATGGCAGGGTCACTTGAGTGACAGGACATCTGAGAGGCATTGCTATAGTCAGTGAGTCAGATCTACTCtttgctcctccacagtgccagcctctctttcaaatatggtcacttctggctccaaaaaaacaagatgctgACAGTGAAAATGCCAAactagaggcttcaaaacagcagtccacaaaccaatgggtgacatcacagatgctacatccattatttacaAAGTCTATGATAAAAGCACACCACTCAACAGCAACATCcagctgttttattttgcatGAAGCAGCAAtaagttaataataataataataataataataataataataataataataataataatatatcttGCAGGGCGCTTAGAGAGAGTGGCTGACTGAACAGAATCAACAACATGGTGTTTGTAGGACAGTAATCATGCAGAAAAGAAACTATCatttaaatgaatgaacaaCACACGGCCCAACATGCAGCATGCCTTCAGCAACCAGCAAGAAACCAGAGTGAACAATCCCTCTAATCATATACTCCTGCTAGTCCCACTCTGTGCATTGCCACAGTCATGAGACAGTGCCATTATTGGCTCTGaaaccaaactggtgtggaTTTTATGCCAGCAGACAAATGTCTTAATTTGGCGTTTTTATATAAGCAAGTCAACAAAGAAATTGGGTCCTTAAGATCACTGTAGTGCCCACCTTTATATGGAGGGGCTACATGAGTCAGTTCTAATCAACTCGCAAGAAAATATACAgttaatatatgtatgtaatatGCAGATtggtaaaaacagcagcagctaacagtcactttaaaaatgtactcataaatacacattaaaagtGGAAGTACCTGTTTCTTTACTTGGTTGCAGTGATGATGACATGCAGTGGCAGAAACTAAAGAGGAGGAAGACTCCAGTGGCTCAGAGGAGctgcttgttttcattttctccgCTTGGTCACCATCACATTCTTtgctgtccctttaaagataGAAACACACATGGAACAGACTGACAAATGTATTTCATTTGAAACATAGCACAGTAAcagcatttcaaataaaaagaaaaatccagGAGACtgtgagaaaaaacaacaaaccttAGTTGCTCCACAGAAGAGGACTGCTGGCCAGAATTGAGGACTGACTTTTCTGTGCTTTGTCCTTTTTTTACTTGTGAACTTGAAACTACACGGTCTGAATCTGTTTCAGAGACAGCAGTAAAGAATCAAAAGtggtaaataaaacaatttaagaagcttcttcagtgatatttatcattattttcttACAAAGCTTCCTTTTAATTTAACAACTTCTTAGTTGTGGTGCAACTTAAGAAAAAAAcctaacaaataaaataataaaaattagcCAAACTATTTAGATTTTTAGACATATATAGGATTTTTAACTGTAATATAAGAATGAAATTACCGTCTCCAGTGGGTCTTTGGTCAAGTCTGCTGAGAGAGCGGCTGTTTCTCATGAACTGAGCAGCAGTGAGAGAGGAAGTGTGGAGGGAGGAAAAGCTCCGGCTGCTACAGAGGCGGAGAGCTGGTCTGGCTGGGCGAGACGATTGTCTAGTACCCTGGTGGCCAAGGCTGCCTCTTTTCAAACTGCCACCAGCTTTACTGCCGCTAGCAGTTAAATCACTCCCTTTGCTGTTGAGGCTGTTCCTCCTTCCACCACTAACGCTGGTTTTACTGCTGCTGGCCTGTTTACCTCCACTAGATGCAGCCACAGTTGTTGCTGCTGGGTCCtttgggagagagagagagcaagagcaGAGGCTCAACAGTAATTGTTGAGAAAATAAGTCGCAAAATTATGTCGTTCTCTATAGTTTTTAGCTTTGAGgatgacaacatttaaatatCAAACATCACACCTCGTGGTCACCCCTGTCCCAACATGGACTCATCCAATCCAGTCACCTCTGGAGAGAACATTTTAATCCCCATGAGCTCTTAATTCACTTAAGTACCATCTGACCGACACTGTGATcttggacacacacaaacacacacttgaacTTAATCACACTTGAGCATTGGAAAGCCATCAGACACAGGCGGTCTATTCCAGTCTCTAGAGATGCAGCCTCACCAACTGCAGAGGTAATCAATCTGTGATTGGACCACAAGACAGAGAAATCAATTAGAGGAGGCTCGAAGAATCCTGACTTAGCAGCTTGTGCTGGTTGTAAATGCACTGACTTGAGTTTCAGCCATTAAtggctacataaataaaacaatacatgCACATCCAGCAAAAACCACCCACTCAGAGGAAATAATGTCCATGTGAAgtgaacaaaacagaacatttcTATTGTTAATATAGTcaaatgttatatattttaatatcagTATTTTTATTGGGGAATAATGTTTCCCATTTATGTTGTGAAATGAATATCCCAAGGGGCCTCAGAGCATAGACCAATAATCTAAATACATCTTTGCATGCACAGTCAGGAGGAAGTTGTTATAAAGTAAGATGTCGTACTACGACTCTTCAAACCACATTTGTCAGTGAGCTTCACTGCTGATATGAAAACCGGCAAAACATAGTCAGAGCAGTTTCATATTCAGCACActtacaaaatgaaacaaaaccttGCAAATTTCAATGTTTCTGACTTTATTTGTTATGTTGATGTGTTAATTGAGTTAATGAGTATAAGGTCCATGGTTTAGACACTAACATGTATTTTGGGGATCTTATTTAAAGGACCCCACATGAACCAGTTAATTATGAGCCAATTTAACAACTCAGAACATTTCAACAACTCTGCTGTGCTGCACACATGGAAGGATTACTGAACAGAACAAAGGCCCAGGGGCCAAAAGTGTAAGGGGGGCCTCCTGGCCCCTATACATGCAttactcaaattaacatgtgctgaccatagactgtataaaatggtgctgaccaggaagagattcaaaatgaccatgaagagatccaaaaacactacaaagagacacaaaccaactacaaaagaaaaaccacaaagacacacaaactgacCAAAAACGAACCAaaaatacctcaaagagacacaaaaccacaagaaGGTACattacaactacaaagacatgcaaagcaacaacccaaaacaactacaaagtgtGTGTCTTGcccctgtgtaggagaggttgGGGGCCTTTTGTATATCCTTGCTCAGGGGCCCATTGTGTAGTAATCCTCTCATGGTTGCACATCGTTTTAACACAGCTAAGTCCTGGTCTGTGGTGggagacgtttttttttttttaagaatgaaaaatttaaatgttaagtAAGTCATAAGGTCACATATTGCCTTATCCACAAGACACGTCATATCTATGCATCAATACACACTGAATCTgataaatctgaatctgaaaaatgCCAGACAAGGAAACCCTTGGTTAAGGTCATGAGCATCAATTAATTATGAAATGGGCATTTCTGAAGTGAATGTGGCACTGACCTTCCCTCCTTTCTCCTGTGCAGGTTTGTTGGTCCTAGagtttaccagggtctcaggcCACCTGTTATTGATCAGATTAAGATAGTTAAACATGAATCATCCTGTAATCCTGCACTTTCAGGAAACAATTAGTTAGTGGGGGTCACGGTGTTATTATCACATTTTATTTGGCTATATTTAAGGAAAGCATTCCTGTTCTGGTTATtcaaatttattatttatttatttgtaaggcAGCTGATGAGCAGCTTCTGGATATGGCCAAAATTAATGGAAAACATCTGAGTCATAAAGTTTTCTAGCATGCAAGGGAGCCTATATGGCACTGGATGGCATTTTCTTAATTCTAAGGCCATCATAGAGGGTATTTTATCACGTTTTGTCTTCTGTAGGGGTATCCAAGAGGGTATTTTCCCTCCAATATCAGCTTTTCTAAATCAGTCTACTGCGCTGTTTAAAATGTAATGCAAAATCGCTACCTGTGGTCAAGTAATGTTGCAACAAATTGTCACTTTAATTGACATGTAGTCAATTACTGCCCAGAGTTAGCAGGATGGTGCCAGGAATCATTAACATTTGGGAGTCATGAGAGTGTTATGTAGAGACTACGCACACAGTTCATGAAGGTAAgggttaaaaaaacacagacacacacacaaatctatATCATATccttaagaaagaaagaattcaCTGCCAATCAATTGATCAGGTGTAGTGACAAAACAGGTAAAAAGTACAAACTTTTGCAAACACGCTCACTGTCCCTTCTCATTATGTTGTTACTGATGTATTCAATATTTCAACTGCCATATGaggatactttttttttagaatttttattattattgagaTGTTAGGGACAGCACAATCCCAAAAGAGCATAAAACCAGTGTTGCCCTAACAGTAATGTAGGAAACAGTTAGATAATGCTGACTTACCTTGGCGTCTTGGACATCATTTTCAAAAGCACAATTAAAAACCACTAAATGAGGCATAAAAAATTCTGGCTGATACTGTTATCCATCTGCAAAACAGGTGCGCTCCCTCTCACTCTGGCAAAAACAGGTCTATACAACAGTGTcccaaagaaacacacacacacacatacacacacacacaatcccacACACAGTTGACAAACTCTATTAGTGTTTGCAAGATTAAGCCAACAGATTAACAGGATTACGTCACTGTAATGTTGGTGATCTTGACATACCTGCCTACAATGTCTGGAAATGCTGCAAAAGTCTAGTTTCTATCACATCTAAGTATGTAATTTACATAAATACAATCCACAAGAAAAGTCGaaagaaactaaagaaaaattaGTTTTTTAAAGTCCAACTGAGGGGATTTGACTGCTGACCTTATGTTTGCACTGCTtatgacacacagtgacaaagcTGTCACTGCGGATCTGTGAGCTGTGACCTCACCTGGACTATCAAAAACTATTTCTTAGATTCATCACTAGTCTGCATAAAAACACTTTGAGTCTTGAGACTATAGGTTAAAACTACATTATTGGCCATGAGGCAATTCTAAGCAGTGTTGGAGAAATAACTGATTACATGTAACTGGTTATATGCAGCAAATTACatataattaaattacaaaataaatgtaattgtgaCCAGTGGCATTTACTGAGGAAAAATGTGTGATCTAATTACAGTTgataatcaaaatgttggtgattggGGTCACACTGAATATATTCTTTTCAATTAAAAATCTATatgtagaataaaaaaaatatcactctgttgctttgcttttttttctgtgcaggAATGCCTTGTTTTGCCATGGGCTAGTTTTCAACTTTATTGCTCAGTTTAAAACATACATTGTCAAAAAGTTatcaaatgtaataagttacattattttgatgaattaattgaaatgtttacattacttattagcctacattttttacagtgtaactAGTAGGCCCAATCCAGCACTGATTCTAATTAGCTGTATCTAGTAGTATCAGGTAACATTACAGATTAAAGTTAGACTGgtgttgttaaaaatatacATGCAATACATTTTACACACTATGTAGGCAagatttctttccttttttccaaTTCCAAATGACAtggcataaaaatgaaatgtaacaAATGTTAAAAGGGTGTTACAAGGTGTCTGATCGCTCCTACGTTGAATATCCTCCTGGGACCCTGTCTCCTCATATGATGACATCATATTTTGGGTTTAGTTGACCTTATAGacggaatcgccttgttgtttacatttacttctgggtagaaaaccgGCGCGTCAGTTGAATGAAGACGAGCGAGACGAACGAGAGGTAAGCTATATATATCATTGTTTAGAATAATTTGatatttgtaaagtctataaaccaatgattgaacaaacattactacttctgtatgcatgtttttgtaattagtcatggttatcgtagattagttGAGCTAAGGTTAGCTGTTCAATCATTGgttttatagactttacaaacatcaaaTTATTCTAAATGATATATATAGTTTACTTCTCGTTCGTCTCGCTCGTCTTCATTCAACTGACGCGccggttttctacccggaagtaaaTGTAAACAAGGCAATTCCGTCTATACTACATACTACTTAACTTATaactgttgtcctcattcatggaaacttttttgtgccacctagtggtagtaagaacacaatacactaatccatgtaaaaacaagatggcagccatctctgccaagtcagtctgcagccgatcccgacacaaaactGGACAAGGACCAAAAGCTGATCggattttatggttgaaacttgtttatgatttgtttatttatgattaataacgTTTGAAGTGTGATATGGCAGCAAAtatgaccaattttagcaaaaTTTTAGGTGTTTCCGCCTCGGTTGAAAACgccgcgctaaagtgccctcttgagtGGCGAAAATGAGAGGATGTGCCCTATCAGCTGCCCTGTTGAATGATGAAAACAAGCtgatgtgcccttttggctgcccttTTGATTAACAAAAATGATaggatgtgcccttttggctgccctcttgagtGATCAAAACAAGACGATGTACCCTATTGGATGAAAACGAGTGaatgtgcccttttggctgccctcttgtcCCCATGTCATAcagtaggtgccctttttttccttttcgcccttgcccttcaaacatcctgagtccGTCACtgattgggactttattgttgtctcatttgaggacattgggactttattatcctctcgtttgaggacatttggatttaattattgttgacaatgtttagttttttatacttatcaggtcctactgatccgaAATAGAtaagacaaattaaaaatgcataccaaactaAAGTTTGGCTCTCGGGcggatataataataataataataataataataactttatttgtatagcacttttcaatataaataacaaagtgctttacagcataaaatatcagcacacactcaatatcaacacaaaatacatacaaattaaacattatATCAACTTAAACATAACTTCATAAAAGCCTTCCTGTAAAAGTGTGTCTTGATGAGCAATGTAAAATAAGGAACAGACTCTGAAAACCTGATTTCCTCAGGCAAATCGTTCCAGAGTCTAGGGGCCCTGATTGCAAAGGCCCTGTCGCCTTGTTTTCAGCCTAGACCTTGGAACAGCTACAGTAGCAGGGCCTTATCAGCAGATCTCAGACTGCAAGCTGGTTTGTGTGAGGATAAAAGGTCTGAAATATAGGCAGGGGCTAGCCCAAGTCTGgccttaaaaacaaaagaattttaaaatcaatcctaaaatgaacaggcagccagtgcagggatgctaaaacaggggtgatgtggtcacatTTTTTTGACCTAGTTACATTTTGTACTAACTGTAGATGGTGAAATGATTTCTGGCTGAGACAGGTATAGAAGCTATTACGATAGTCGAGGCGttaagaaataaaagcatggatgagtTTCTCCAAATCTGTGGCTGAGATAAAAGACCTGACTTTGGCTATGTTTctcaaatgataaaaacatgtctggaccactttttttttttttttttacatgaagttCAAAGTTCAAGTCCTGGTCAAAAATGACGCTGAGGTTTCTGGCTGAGGGTTTTACAAGAGGTGTTAAATCGCCAAGGCTTTCCAAAATGGATATGAGATGTTATTTAATAGTACCATGGGTACAGTTGGCACATTGTAGCTTTGAGTTCTAGTTAACTTCAACTGCCAAAACTAGATTTTACAAACTGAGAGACAAGTTGCCTTTAATAGGCACACTAAAATAAATCATTTGGCAGaggtattttattttctgaccaTGAGTAATTAATTTTCACGCAAAATTGGTGGTTCTTATGCCAAATCTCAACccataaaacattttaactaaACACACTTTTGCTAACCTAAAATAGCCGACGTTTACTATTACCCTATACAGACCTTCTATTTTCCCAGGTGACCTATATGCAGCATGTGAAACATTTGCGGTCGACGTCAAAGTTCGACGTTTTCAGCTTCAACATTTCTATGTAACATACAGCAGAATGTCTGTTATTAAAACTTTGTGTATAATATCACATTAATAGTTAGGTTATCTCAATTTTTGCATCTGTTCTGCACTGTTTCCTCCTCGCTCGACAACACCAGCACTGATTGGCTGGTTGTCACGTGACCTCACAGCTGATTTCGTTGGATGGAGTGTTTTGCTTTGGCCGTTCATCATTTTAACTAAGTTAGCCATTTCTGGTTAGCATCGCTGCAGGATAGCAAAGCAGCCATCGTCAACTGTACAAAGCTACTATGGCACAGGCAGCACAGGCAAATGTCCTCGACGCAAACAACTCTCAGATCCAAGTGGAGCACGACAAAAAGCGTCGGCAGTTTGTGATAAGACTAAATGGTAAGTTCAACATggaaacattagcatgctagctggctaacgttagctcagcGGTTGGTGTCGCTTTTCTCGCTGCCAACATCGTCGCCGTGTCCTCATTGATAACTCCAGCTGCCATTTCAGACAAAGAGGTGTTTGTCGTTTCACTCAGAACAGATGTCACGTCTTTATTCGGATATTATTTCGTGTCAGGAGTTGAACAGACGACACTGCCTCCTGGTCAAAGCTGCTGACTTCCTTGACTTGTAACTTCAGCAGCTTGTTTTTCGGAAACATTTTCATCATTCCATTCCTGAAAGCAAATACGCAACCTTTAATAGCATCCATCACAAAAGACAATTTAATAGGCGTCAGTAAATATCAATCATTAGCGAAGTTCCCGTACAACAACATAGTTCCTCTCCTTATTTGTTATCCGTTATGCTTAAAACACCCATCATCTTAATTTCCTTGATTAATCAAGATCTGTATTATATTAGTTACACTCATATGGGTTTAGGCAGTCATTTTTGAAACGTTTAAATAAAAGCCAGTGTTGacaaaatgatatatatatCGTTTGGTAAGTTTAAAACTCAATGTAAGTTGTTGTTATGTATGAATTCAGATATGTGAGATGTGTTTACAGCATAAAGGTGGAAGCCATTTTTCCCTGAATGAAGATCTTTATCATGTCTGTTTCTCTCCACCCAGCTATTATCCCTATCCACAAACATTGTCTGCAGCACATCACATGGTATCAAACCAGTCACTCTTTTGTTTTAAGTAGACTGAATGCTCATTCACTTATCGAACAGCCATGTTGCAGTGTTATATGTATATTGCAAGCTACTACAACTTGATCGGTAacttcacttgcagtctggtaCTCAGATTTAAATGTCATAGCTCCATAGTTAAACCAGCATGAGATTGTGTTGCAGGCATGAGGTAGAAGTCTTTGTTTGTTGTGATAGCAGTGAGCAGCAGTATTAATTAATCTTCTCTGTAAGTTTTGTCCTCAAACACAGACAGTTGCCCTCTTATGTATTATTATCATGTATTGTCAGTATCTCCTACAAAGGTGGGGTCAGGTTACTTTTGGAAAGCTGTAGGAAACTAGGTTGGGTGGAGACaaacttaaaggtatactgagcaggattttcctgaaaaacaatgtatagactcatacaaaaataatccctctcaatcatcacttacaaTCCActagtgtgtggcagtgtatttatctgcagagactcagcCCTCTGCCTGAATTTTCCTAGTTTCTTCTTATTGTGTTATGTTCTGGACATTCCTGGCCACAGTGTGCAGATGAGGCTGGGACTATAATAAAGTAGCACCCAGGGGGCATATCAGAAGCAGCACGCATGCAAGAGGAAGCTGcaaaaatcacagacacagcagcaaaaaagaaactaaaaacacaaatataacgAGGTCAGTCTGGGGTTGGTTTTCACTTTCGCTGGTGATACTGTTTACAAAAAGTAGCCTataattaaagaaaagaaataagaaTAGAATACCTTTAACACAACAGAGACCTATGACTTCTGCCTACCCTCAGGATCTCATGATCGAGCAGTTCTTCTGTATGAATATGTTGGGAAGAAGACAGTGGACTTGCAACACACTGAAGTTCCAGATGCTTACAGAGGAAGAGGAATAGCCAAGCACCTTGCCAAGGTAAAACTCATAAGCACTGGTTATTTACATCTATCATGATCTCAAGAGAAGAGATTGTTTCTCTCTGTTCATTTCTTAAAGGCTCAATCTGTAATCTTTTGACCATATAAATTATGgcatataaaaaacaaaccaaaaaaatgtATAGACCGTTTATTGTGAACTGCATTGTCTGCACATGAATCCAAATTACACTAACGATTAGCTGAAGACTCATCTTACTGTATTAAGAGAGAAGTAAGAGAATTAGTACCTTATTTTAACGACTTCACTGGTGATTTTACCACTTATAAAAAACTGAAGAACACCACATGAAGTTGAATTTCTCAAATATTAAAGTCAATGACCAAAATGTCCATATTAAAAGCTGTCTGATAAGATGCCTGTCAGAACTGTTTTGATGCGATTTTATGCTTCTGTGATGGCAGGCAGCCATGGATTTTGTGGTGGAAGAGGATCTGAAAGCCCACTTGACCTGCTGGTACATTCAGAAATACGTCAAAGAGAATCCTCAGCCTCAGTACTTTGAACATATTTATCAATGACCCCACATGGCTGCAACAGAGAAGGCGAGGAGACAGAGACTCCCAAGGAGTTAAGTACTGTGTGGCATCATGCATTGGAGTTACAGGCTGACATACAACAAAGGACCTTCCAGGCATTGTTAAACGTGACTCTGAGTGACTCCAGAGACAACTGATCTCGTGGCAAAGACGTCCGTGAGCTGAACGTTGGGTCTACGGGTCAGTAACACGGGGATACACACTCaccacaaacaggaagtgaatcaGCTGGCCAGTACTTGTTAAAACATGAGCAAATAAACTAACCAAAGCTGAAGCGTGTTACCTCAGAAAGAAAAATTCAGGATACAGACCCATCAC from Epinephelus lanceolatus isolate andai-2023 chromosome 18, ASM4190304v1, whole genome shotgun sequence harbors:
- the natd1 gene encoding protein NATD1 → MAQAAQANVLDANNSQIQVEHDKKRRQFVIRLNGSHDRAVLLYEYVGKKTVDLQHTEVPDAYRGRGIAKHLAKAAMDFVVEEDLKAHLTCWYIQKYVKENPQPQYFEHIYQ